GTTCTTGAAGTCTGGCAGTCAGAAGAACAGTCCAAGCTGGAATGCAAGTCAACAAACCAAAAGATTGTGCTCTAAAAGTTGCTACTGAAACAGCGCATACCGCCTCCTTCAAGTTACGCAAAACGCCAGGCCTCCTGTCTTTGAGATTGGTGTCCATAGGCCTGGCATCGGCTTCAAAGCATGGCCACCCAGGGATCAGCCAAAGATGGCCTTGCAAGCGGGGATCCAGAGGGCCAGCTTCCCCTCAATCCCCAGCAAATGAGAATCACTTGCAATTTCGCCCCCTTTCGGATTGAATTGCGAACAATTCTCATTAAACTGCGATGATCCGTCTTTTCGGCACCAGGGACGACTTACTCGCAGTCCTAACAGCACAGTGGGCGAACGAGCAGTTAGGCCTTGGCAAGCCCATGCCGCGGACGGCGCACGCCGGGAAACAACAGAAAAGCAATCAGAACGTTTGTACTATTAAATGAGTGTGAACGTGAGCTTCCGTGAAAGTGGATCGGATATCGCTGGAGCCACCCCAGCCTCTGCGACTCCAGCGTGAAAGCCTCTGCCTTCCTCTGGCGCATGACCAGATTGCCGCAGGGTTTCCCTCCCCAGCTGACGACTACATCGACGTGGGGATCGATCTCAATGAACAACTGATTCGCCATCCCAGCAGCACCTTTTTTCTGCGTGTAAGCGGCGACTCGATGACTGGCGAGGGCATTCATCATGGCGATCTATTAGTGGTCGATCGCAGCCTCGACCCTCACCCTGGCCGAGTGGTGGTAGCCATCCTGGATGGGGCTTTCACTCTCAAACGCCTAGTTCGCCATCGCGGCCATCTACGCCTGGAAGCGGCCAACCCTGACTATCCCCATTTAGATCTCCATCATTGCGGAGATGTGCAGATCTGGGGCGTCGCAATTCACGTCATCCATCCGCTTTAACGCTCACGTCGTCGCAATGACCCAGGTCACGGCTCTTATTGATGCCAACAATTTTTATGCCTCGTGCGAGCAGAGCCTGGATCCGGCCCTGATCGGCAGGCCAGTGGTGGTGCTCTCAAATAATGATGGATGCATCGTGGCCCGTAGCGCTGAAGCACGCGCTCTTGGCATCGCTATGGGCACCCCCTATTTCAAGGCGAAGCGGCATCTAGAACAGCACAATGTTGTGATTCGCAGCTCGAATTACGCGCTCTACGCCGACATGAGTCAACGGCTGATGAGTTTGCTGGAAAGCCAGGTGGAGGATCTGGAGATCTATTCCATTGATGAAGCGTTTGCCCGGCTCAGCCGCCCATCGGACGGAAATCTGCATCCATGGGCACAGCGATTGAGAACCTTGGCTCGACGCAACCTCGGTTTACCCATTGCCATTGGTCTCGGAGCCAGCAAAGGACAAGCCAAGCTCGCCAACCGCCTAGCGAAAGTAGTACCGGCCCACGCCGGATTCTTTGATCTTGGATTGTGTCGTGATCCCGATCGCTGGCTGGAAACGATTTCCATTGAGGACGTCTGGGGGATCGGCCGCAAACTCGCTCTCTGGTGCCGAATGCGGGGAGTGGTCAACGCCCGTGAGCTCCGTGATATGCCCAGTGGATATCTGCGCGCTAAAGCCGGTGTGGTGGGAGTTCGGCTCCAAAGAGAACTGCAAGGCCATGCCTGCCTGCCTCTTGATCTCGACCCCTCTCCAAAACAGGAGACCTGCGTCAGCCGCAGCTTCAGTCATCCAATTACCAGCCTGGAAGAACTCCGCGAAGCGGTAGCGACCTATGTGGTGCGAGCGGCTGAAAAACTGCGAAAGCAGCATCAACGCACAGCAGCTCTCACGATTTATACGCGCACAAGCCCATTCATTCCAGGCTTTTACAGCCGAGCTGCCAGCACCAGCCTTGATCTACCCAGCAACGACACGGGTGTGTTGTTGGAAGCTGCGTTACCCCTGGTGGAACGCATTTTTCAACCGCACCGCGCGCTAGCGAAGGCAGGAGTGCTGATGCAACACCTACAGGGAGTCGATCAACTTCAACAACATCTATGGGTGCCCTGTACGGAGGAAGATCAGCAGAGACGGGAGCGATTGATGGCAACGGTCGATCGTCTCAATCACCGCTATGGGCGAGGCACGGTGCAATGGGCCGCCTGCGGTCTGGATCCCAGCTGGGCCATGCGACGCGAACGGCTGGGTCGGGCCGCCACAACTCGATTGAGTGACGTGCCTGTGGTGAAGGCATAAGAGATGAAAGCCTCAAAAAAGATCCAAAAGAGCGCCGTGCTTCATAGACACCACAAACAAAGATCAAAGACGATGGAATTGTTCAATGACCAGTCACCATGTCAGTCACGATCTGATTCAATTTCTTCTCTGGCATGTTCGTAAACATCCAATCGCGAACCCAGCCTTTGAGATCACCACAAGTTGATAAATCAAGGCCACGTCGAGAGTCCTTAATCACTGAATCTGCTGCTGGCTTACGTACCGCTTGGAAGTCTTGAAATATGGCAGGAACTGACCGACCAGAAGCAATCAAATCTGCAAGCAATGAAGCATCAGCAATCGCTGAACAGGCACCCATTCCGGCATACGGACTAGTGGCATGGGCAGCATCACCAATCATCAAAACCCGATCACGATACCAAGGTGACAAAGCCAAAAGATCTCCGGCCTGAGTAGGCACCATTTGATCTTCATCAGTGCATTCCAAACAAGACTTGATGATCTCAGGAAGCGGCTTCATGCGATTGAGAATCTGATCTTTTTTGGATTCAACTGCACTAGGAACATAGTTTTTAAAAGCAACATACCAGCGTGTTTCACCATGCCCAAGATCAGCAACACCTGCTTTCACCCCTGGCTGCCAAAACTCCATTTGAGTGTTCAATGGCAACAATGGAGGTCGCTGATTGATCACTGAGATCCAACCACCAGCACCAAGCATTCTGAGATGAACTCCTGGATGAATAAACTTCCTAACAACACTATTAGAGCCATCACAGGCAATCAAAATATCACCTTGATCCGAACCACCATCAGCAAAAGTTGCTATCGCTTGGCCATCAACACTAGAGACGGAAGTACATTCACTCCCAAGAATTAAATCATCACCAACCATCCTAGATAGCAATTCGGAAAGACGATATCGATTAACTTCATAACTATTTGCTCCATGCAATCGCGAAACCGAACCGATTGGCATCTTACAAACAAATCTTCCCTTTCGACCATGGATTCGAAACGCTTCGAGGGGTGCGCCTACCTCATCGACAGGAACTCCTAAATCCTGCAAGATTTTGATCGCGTAACTCCAAATCAGAAATCCTGTTTTCTGATTTTGGTAATGATTATATTTTTCATGAACGGCGACAGGAATCCCAACTTTCTTAAGGGCTAAGGCAAGCGTTAATCCAGCTATCCCTCCACCTATCACCAACACCTTTTTCATCAGTCAATCCCAAGCAATGAACCCAGAAGACGAAAGCGAGCCGATCTGAGTGGTTAAGATAATTTTATAGCCAAGAACAGGAAATATCAACATCAGAAAAGACAACTTAATACTGCTATCAGCACCCTCGGCCACCGTGATTATGCATGCTAATTTCCTAAGCGCTAAAGAAAACAGATTATAGCAACAAGAAATTGACACCGTCACTTTTTACGCCTTAAATACAAGCACGCAAATAGGCTCAAAATGCCAGGATCAATCCTCAAGGCAATTTTTCCAGTCATTGCATACTTATGCATTGGCTACATCGCGAAACGAACCAAGAAATTCGACCCCAGCAATAGCGGAATCTTAATTGGCTATGTCCTAAACATATCAATCCCCTGCATGATTGTCCTTGACATGACAAGGCAGGACATGTTCAAAAACCTTTCAAAGTATGCTGAATTCTTCGGCGGATACCTATTAGTATCCGCGATTGTATTCGCTATAGCCTATTCATACGCAAGGATCGTTAAGCGTCAGAATCTATTAATTGGATCTTACTTTTCCGCTGCCGCTTCCTATTCAAATACCTGCATGATTGCACTGCCAATCCTGGCCATCATGCTTCCAGTGGGAGGTGCAACGTATGGCGTGATCGGAGTGATTGTTTTAATCATTGGACTACAAACAACATCTATCATCTATGAATACACCTCAGAAGACAATTCAAAACTAGATGTGCGAAAAATACTCGTTTCAATCGGCAAAGCAATGAAAGCAAATTACTTCATTGCTATGGTGTTGGGCTTAATTCTTTCTTTCCTAGGCTTCCAATTCCCAAGCATCTTAAGCACGAGCTTAAACGCAGTTGGTATCACAACAGCACCAGTCGCACTCTTTGCCATTGGAGCTCAGTTGAATTTCACGCTTTTCAAAAACCACATTCGCATCGTAAGTGAATGTACCTTTTTTAAATTATTCCTGATGCCGGTACTTGCTTGGATAATTTGTGACCTGGTCAAGTTGCCACCGGCACCTTCGGTTGCCGTGATTCTATGCAGCGCAGTACCTACAGCAAAATGCCAATATGCCGTAGCCCGATCACACGATGTTTATGTTGAAGAAACTGAATCAATTGTAGCGGGAACAACGATTCTTTCCATGGTGACAATGGCAGTCGTTATTGCCATGCTTGCCAGGGAATACCCAACATTAGTGACTTAAGTGTACGCTAAAGAATAGACACTAATTCACAAAGAATCTTGCAACAACTGCACTTCCAATTCACGTCGACTGAGCAATAAAACCATGCGATATCCGTGGCTATTAAGGCCTGTCTGTTCTCGCACAAGATCTGTATGAGCGAGAGCCAGGCCGCAGGTTTCAACAAACAGAACGGGAAGGCTGCGGGCATTCCCACTCATGCCTTGAAGATCAAGAGCCTGACGCACTGCTTGCTGTGCTTTCTCAGATCCCAATCGTTCCACAAAAGCAGGCCAGAGGTGGTTCACTGGCGTGTAGGTCGAAAAGTCAATCGTGGAATCAGCCATCAAACGGGCAACTGCTCAATCGCGACTGCAATCATCTGAGGAGTCACCGTAATCACTTCAAGAGCATCCTGATTATCAAGATAGGAATCGAAGGAGGCGAAACGCTCGATACGAGGGTTAGCACCCTCAACAGCACACGCCTCGATCCAATCATTATTTTGAGGCTTCACAACCACGAAGGCCTGAAGGGCTTCATCGAGATCGCCACCATCACCGATTCCTTCTCCATGCCAGATCGCTTCAAAAAATTCAGACATCGCTGAGAAGAACTGTTCACCCATTATCAGTGATGCAAGATCTCCAGGACTATTGCAAGCCTTTCTCGAAGGCCATTGAGATGTGATGGCGTCGTTGGCTGCTTGCCACACCGAACACTGTTGGCACGTCTCAGTGAAGCCAAGTGATCTTGAGGTTGATCCACACTTGAAAGAGCCGGGATGGTTTTCCATCACCATCGCAAGCCATCCGTGTGGAGCAGTGGCGGTTCTAACTGTTAGCCATCACGATGACGTTGTGACGAATGTAGCCATAGCAAAAGATTCGATCTGATCCTGAAAGCCGACAGCTTCGTTGATTTGCTTGATAGAAAAGCAAAAAACTATTCCTACTCTGAACAACAATCAGAATCGCTCAACGTGAAGATTGGCAAAAAAAAGCCCTGCTGACAGCAGGGCTCAAAAAACCAAAATTGAGCGATGGACCGAGAAAAGATTCAGGCTCAACTTCTATCGCTTAGATCAGCGATATATTGGTAGTCCTATCAGTGGGATTTCTTATAAACGGCTACCGCTCTTGCAATGCAGTTTTCATCTGATTGAGTAGCTTGACTATTACCAGCAACAGAGGCATTGCACGCCTCTTGAATTGCACTCATGACAGAGTCAGGTACCTCTGGAGCAGCTGAGACAGCCATAGGTGCTGCAAGAGCAACAATGAGAGTGGCGAGCGCAGTTTTCATTGGTATTGAAGAACACCCTTTATGTCTAGCTCTAAAAAAACACTGCGGCATCATTTATGAGGTCAAACGGAGGGGTTCTCCGTCTCTGTCCATCATCTTGAACACCTCGTTGGATCAAATGACACATCCACGCGACGATCTGCATCCGCTGATTCAAGGGTGAGGAACACTGGTGTTGTGAAATCAAGATATACAGGTGCTGGGCTAGCGCCAATCCATCAAGCCGCAGGAGGAATGAATTCAGGGGGGTTAGCAACAGCAACCTCATAACCAGCACAGCGTTGTTGATCAAGATGCTGAATATGCTTCCTCTCGGAGTAATAAAGCTCTTGCAATCGAAGTGCATCCGCATTCAGCTGTTCAAACATTTCCTGAATACGACCTTCCATATCCTCTCCCCCTGCCGATTCTGTCTGCTCTTGCTCTTTAGCAATCAGCGAAGCAATGCACCGTTCCAGAGTTTCAAGCCGTTGACTACCCCAAGCCTCTAGCAAGTGACGGCAACGTTTATGACTCTTCTGTCGCTCCAAAATAGCCGCGGTGCCCCGTAAAACATCCATGGGACGCGCCAACGCCAAACGCTGCAGCTCCGCGGGTTCTAAAAGCGGCGTCAACCTGGCCACTAAGGCGCTGTTTTCCAGCAGCAGCTGATCGGTAAGCAAACGAGGTAGATCCAGATCGGCCAACTCATGACCAGGATCTTTGCCCCGACTGATCGCCTCTAGCCGACCGGAGCCGATATTGCCCTCTTCAAGGTCGGTAATTGCAGACCACAACAGACGGTGGTGCTGAAGAGCGAAGTCTTCCAACTCACGTTGGCGTAATTCGCACCGCACCTGGGAGCGGTGAATCGGACAGTGCAGGTAAATGCGCAGGATCTCGGCTTCACAACGCTCTCGTTGGCTGACTTCACCAGCCTTTTCATGCCGGGCTGAGCGTCCATGCCAGCGTTGACCTTGCACCTGTTGGCGCAAATCCTGCTCCAACTGCAACGCCAAACGGCCTTGGCCACCGCTTAAGCGCTCCGCAACTTGCTGGAGGTAGTGGGTGCGAATTGCTGATTGAGGAAGCTTGCCTAACAGCTCCACCAAACCGCTAACAGCTTGTTGGAACTGATCAGCCTTGGTCAGATCACGGCCTTCCAGCACCTGTTCGATCTGCCAATCGAGCCAAAGCGGTGCCTGATCAAGCAGGGCGCGATAGTCACCAGCTCCATGATCCTTTAAATACTCATCTGGATCTTTCCCAGAAGGTGTATGGAGAACTCGCAACTCCAACTGTCCTTGAAGCGCAAGCTGCTCCACCTCACCGATCGCGCGGTTCGCAGCTCGGATCCCTGCACGATCGGCATCAAAATTAAGAACGATGCGTTTGCCGTCACTGCACCGGCACAGTTGGGTGATCTGTTGACCGCTAAGGGCCGTACCAAGTGACGCCACAGCATTGGTGACTCCCGCCGCATGCAAGGCGATGACGTCGAAATAGCCCTCCACCACCACAGCGCGATCGTCCTTACGGATCGCATTGGCCGC
The Synechococcus sp. CC9311 DNA segment above includes these coding regions:
- a CDS encoding AEC family transporter produces the protein MPGSILKAIFPVIAYLCIGYIAKRTKKFDPSNSGILIGYVLNISIPCMIVLDMTRQDMFKNLSKYAEFFGGYLLVSAIVFAIAYSYARIVKRQNLLIGSYFSAAASYSNTCMIALPILAIMLPVGGATYGVIGVIVLIIGLQTTSIIYEYTSEDNSKLDVRKILVSIGKAMKANYFIAMVLGLILSFLGFQFPSILSTSLNAVGITTAPVALFAIGAQLNFTLFKNHIRIVSECTFFKLFLMPVLAWIICDLVKLPPAPSVAVILCSAVPTAKCQYAVARSHDVYVEETESIVAGTTILSMVTMAVVIAMLAREYPTLVT
- a CDS encoding NAD(P)/FAD-dependent oxidoreductase, which codes for MKKVLVIGGGIAGLTLALALKKVGIPVAVHEKYNHYQNQKTGFLIWSYAIKILQDLGVPVDEVGAPLEAFRIHGRKGRFVCKMPIGSVSRLHGANSYEVNRYRLSELLSRMVGDDLILGSECTSVSSVDGQAIATFADGGSDQGDILIACDGSNSVVRKFIHPGVHLRMLGAGGWISVINQRPPLLPLNTQMEFWQPGVKAGVADLGHGETRWYVAFKNYVPSAVESKKDQILNRMKPLPEIIKSCLECTDEDQMVPTQAGDLLALSPWYRDRVLMIGDAAHATSPYAGMGACSAIADASLLADLIASGRSVPAIFQDFQAVRKPAADSVIKDSRRGLDLSTCGDLKGWVRDWMFTNMPEKKLNQIVTDMVTGH
- the dnaG gene encoding DNA primase produces the protein MAMPRLHPRTIDAVKERADIVDVVGEHVVLKKKGREFVGVCPFHDDSKPSMTVSPQKQFYYCFSCGAGGNSIKFLMEFQRQSFSDVVLDLARRYQLPVETVDGPQQERLRQQLSRRDHLHRALALASGWFRSQLKSASGKEALAYLRDQRGLSEATMETFELGYAPDQWDGLLKHLQHVEGLSPELLESAGLVVPRKGGNGFYDRFRGRVIVPIRDRQGRVIGFGGRSLDGSDPKYLNSPETEVFEKGKHLFGLDQAANAIRKDDRAVVVEGYFDVIALHAAGVTNAVASLGTALSGQQITQLCRCSDGKRIVLNFDADRAGIRAANRAIGEVEQLALQGQLELRVLHTPSGKDPDEYLKDHGAGDYRALLDQAPLWLDWQIEQVLEGRDLTKADQFQQAVSGLVELLGKLPQSAIRTHYLQQVAERLSGGQGRLALQLEQDLRQQVQGQRWHGRSARHEKAGEVSQRERCEAEILRIYLHCPIHRSQVRCELRQRELEDFALQHHRLLWSAITDLEEGNIGSGRLEAISRGKDPGHELADLDLPRLLTDQLLLENSALVARLTPLLEPAELQRLALARPMDVLRGTAAILERQKSHKRCRHLLEAWGSQRLETLERCIASLIAKEQEQTESAGGEDMEGRIQEMFEQLNADALRLQELYYSERKHIQHLDQQRCAGYEVAVANPPEFIPPAA
- a CDS encoding LexA family transcriptional regulator, whose protein sequence is MKVDRISLEPPQPLRLQRESLCLPLAHDQIAAGFPSPADDYIDVGIDLNEQLIRHPSSTFFLRVSGDSMTGEGIHHGDLLVVDRSLDPHPGRVVVAILDGAFTLKRLVRHRGHLRLEAANPDYPHLDLHHCGDVQIWGVAIHVIHPL
- a CDS encoding Y-family DNA polymerase, with protein sequence MTQVTALIDANNFYASCEQSLDPALIGRPVVVLSNNDGCIVARSAEARALGIAMGTPYFKAKRHLEQHNVVIRSSNYALYADMSQRLMSLLESQVEDLEIYSIDEAFARLSRPSDGNLHPWAQRLRTLARRNLGLPIAIGLGASKGQAKLANRLAKVVPAHAGFFDLGLCRDPDRWLETISIEDVWGIGRKLALWCRMRGVVNARELRDMPSGYLRAKAGVVGVRLQRELQGHACLPLDLDPSPKQETCVSRSFSHPITSLEELREAVATYVVRAAEKLRKQHQRTAALTIYTRTSPFIPGFYSRAASTSLDLPSNDTGVLLEAALPLVERIFQPHRALAKAGVLMQHLQGVDQLQQHLWVPCTEEDQQRRERLMATVDRLNHRYGRGTVQWAACGLDPSWAMRRERLGRAATTRLSDVPVVKA